The Onychomys torridus chromosome 4, mOncTor1.1, whole genome shotgun sequence genome includes a window with the following:
- the Spaca9 gene encoding sperm acrosome-associated protein 9 isoform X1: MNEVKETLRSIEQKYKLFQQQQFTFIAALEHCRENAHDKIRPISSIGQVQSYMEHYCNNSTDRRILFMFLDICSELNKLCQHFEALHSGTPVTNNLLEKCKTLVSQSNDLSSLRAKYPHDVVNHLSCDEARNHYGGVVSLIPLVLDLMKEWIAHSEKLPRKVLQHVSEVLGSQGAAAAARPAQHWLGKHNYRQLAKESLKSRGKDKGSQIPPWRPPGGKL; this comes from the exons ATGAATGAGGTGAAAGAGACCCTCCGCAGCATCGAGCAGAAGTACAAGCTCTTCCAACAGCAACAGTTCACCTTCATTGCAGCACTGGAGCACTGCAGGGAGAATGCTCATGACAAGATCCGGCCCATCTCCAGCATTGGGCAG GTGCAGAGCTACATGGAACACTATTGCAACAACTCTACAGACCGGAGAATTCTGTTCATGTTCCTGGACATCTGCTCGGAGCTCAACAAGCTCTGTCAGCACTTTGAGGCCCTGCACTCCGGCACCCCTGTCACCAACAACCTTCTCGAGAAATGCAAAACTCTGGTTAGCCAAAGCAACGACCTGAGCAGCCTCAGAGCAAA GTACCCACATGATGTAGTGAACCACCTCAGCTGTGATGAGGCCAGGAACCACTACGGAGGCGTGGTCAGTCTTATCCCTCTAGTCCTGGACTTAATGAAAGAGTGGATTGCTCATTCTGAGAAGCTTCCTCGTAAAGTGCTGCAGCATGTGAGTGAGGTCCTGGGTAGCCAGGGAGCCGCTGCAGCAGCCAGACCTGCCCAGCACTGGTTAGGAAAACACAATTATAGGCAGCTTGCAAAAGAGAGCCTCAAATCTAGGGGGAAAGACAAAGGCTCCCAGATACCTCCCTGGAGACCACCTGGTGGGAAATTGTAA
- the Spaca9 gene encoding sperm acrosome-associated protein 9 isoform X2, with amino-acid sequence MNEVKETLRSIEQKYKLFQQQQFTFIAALEHCRENAHDKIRPISSIGQVQSYMEHYCNNSTDRRILFMFLDICSELNKLCQHFEALHSGTPVTNNLLEKCKTLVSQSNDLSSLRAKYPHDVVNHLSCDEARNHYGGVVSLIPLVLDLMKEWIAHSEKLPRKVLQHGTT; translated from the exons ATGAATGAGGTGAAAGAGACCCTCCGCAGCATCGAGCAGAAGTACAAGCTCTTCCAACAGCAACAGTTCACCTTCATTGCAGCACTGGAGCACTGCAGGGAGAATGCTCATGACAAGATCCGGCCCATCTCCAGCATTGGGCAG GTGCAGAGCTACATGGAACACTATTGCAACAACTCTACAGACCGGAGAATTCTGTTCATGTTCCTGGACATCTGCTCGGAGCTCAACAAGCTCTGTCAGCACTTTGAGGCCCTGCACTCCGGCACCCCTGTCACCAACAACCTTCTCGAGAAATGCAAAACTCTGGTTAGCCAAAGCAACGACCTGAGCAGCCTCAGAGCAAA GTACCCACATGATGTAGTGAACCACCTCAGCTGTGATGAGGCCAGGAACCACTACGGAGGCGTGGTCAGTCTTATCCCTCTAGTCCTGGACTTAATGAAAGAGTGGATTGCTCATTCTGAGAAGCTTCCTCGTAAAGTGCTGCAGCAT GGGACGACTTAG